The genomic stretch CACGCAGATGGAAAACAGGACATGAATGTCCGGGCCAGGCGATTCCAAACTCGAATCCGCATGGCAGAGCGGTCCAAAAATACGATTGATCGGGGACCCTTCTTCTTCATCGCGACGAAGAGGTGTCCCCAGAACGTTTTCCCGAAAAAATCGTTGTCCATTTACTCAAAATGGCTTTCTGCAAGCCGCCATTTGGACAGAGAGGATGTTTTTTTAGATTGGTCGAATGAGACGGTGTTCGACACGAAGTCCCGGAAGGACGCCTTGAGAATAGCCCAGGACGCCAGTCCTGGGATCTTGCGGCGGTGTCAGCGTAGTCCCGTAGGGACGTTTGAAGCCTATCATTCCGTTCCCTGTGCATCGCTCGTCGCATTCGAGCCCGTGTCGTTTTACCCTTGTTCGAAAACATACAATGGTCAAATAGGCTTGCTTTTACGCTCGCCCTTTCACACGCCCCTACGGGACTATCGTTCGGTTTTTCCCGTGTCCCTGGAGTTCCTCCTGGGCTACAGTCAAACCGTCCCTACGGGACTAACCTGCCCTTCGTAAGACCCCATGGGAGGGGTGTCCTCTGCGGTTATGCATAAAGTCCATCGGATTAAAATGCACAAACTCCAAGGACAGCCTGGACAGTCTGTCCCACCCTTCCGGACAGCCTCGACAGTCCGCCGTACGCCGGCCGGTTCATACCGTTCCGCGCCGGTTTCCGCGCACAATCCTGCAACTGCACTGCACCGGTCACTTCGTGAAGAAAAAGCGACCGTTCAAATCCTTGTTTTTTTGGCTGCGCCGTGGCCCCTTGCCGGTTAGCCGCCCGCGCGACTTTTCCAATTCAAGAATACCACGTCTTTCCCGATATTGGCAAGCAAAAAAACAAGGCCGAAGGGGCAGGTCGGCGGCGGATCTTTTTTGCATGGAATAGACCCTGCTTGAGAGTACCGTGTTCTCGGAGTCGTGAAGGTCTCGGAATGTAACGCCGATTTCCAAATCGGCTTGCTGAAACACGACAGGCCGATTTGGAAATCGGCGCTACAAAGCGGCCATTTTCAATTTCAACACAAGATCTTGTTGCTTGATCCGATATGAAATTGCCCGGAAGTGCCAATCTTCCTGGAAGTTCTCATCCTTCTGTCTCAAGAACTCGGTACTCTCAAAGACCCTGTTATCGTTACCGAATATGGAGTGACAAATACGTTATGGACTTTTTTCGCAGCGCCGTCCCTCGGCCGTGCCTCCATGGCGAGTCGGCGTCCTTGGATTGCCCGTTTCCCCGTCGCGCCGTGTGAGGCCCCCTGACCGGTACAACCGGCGGGTTCAAAGGTGCAGCCAGTGTTCGAACATGAGGATGGCCCACAGGGCGTGGCCGTTGTCTTCATGACCGGCGTCGTGGCGTCTAAAAAGGGCGCGGACGGCGTTCTGGTTCAGAAAAGTTGTGCATCGGGCATTGTTTGTCAAAACCATTTCGGCGAAATGACGCCGGAGATCTTCGCGGAACCAGCGATGGATGGGTATCGCGAATCCCCGTTTGCGCCGGGCGAGCAATTCGGGGGGCAGGATCCCGCGTAAGGCGTGTTTGGCGACGCGTTTCGAGACGCCGTCGGCATATTTCAATCCAAAGGGCAGCGTGCCGGCGAATTCGACGAGGCGGTGGTCGAGCAACGGCACGCGGGCTTCGATCGAATGCGCCATGCTCATGCGGTCCACTTTCACGAGGATGTCGTCCGGAAGATACATGACCGTGTCCTGATACAGCATCCAATCATCGAAATTGCGCGGCCCGTCGCCGGCATGTTCCGAAAAGCGGTCCACGGCGTTTTGCGCAACGGCGTTGGCGAAACCCGTTCGATACAACGCGGCGCGCGCATCCGCGTCGAGGCACGTTTCGCGGCGGCGGAACGCGGCCCGTTCGTCGAGCCACGCATCCCGGCTGAACCGGCGCAGTTTGGTGATCGCCGGCGATGAGGGGACAAGATGCAGCGCCGCATCTATCAGCGACCGCAAAGCGGGCGGCACGCGCCGGTATGCTTGGACGCGGCGGGCGTTGTGCATCCAGGTATATCCCGCAAAAAGTTCGTCGCCGCCGTCGCCGGACAGCGCGACGGTCACCTGTTGCCGGGCAAGGCGCGAGACGCACCACATCGGCACGGCGGAGGAATCGGCGAACGGTTCGCCGAAATGCGCCATCAATTGCGGTGCGATGCCGGCCATGTCGGGATGAAGAACCGCTTCGGTGTGATCCGTGCCGAACCGTTTCGCGGCAATGCGCGCATAGGGCGTTTCGTCGGCGGCCTTGTCGTCGAAACCGATCGTGAAGGTCTTGACCGGCTGCGCGCTCATGCCCGCGAGCATCGCGACGACGCTCGACGAGTCCATCCCCCCGCTGAGGAACGCGCCCAGCGGGACGTCGCTGATCCGTTGTAAACGCACGGCGTCTTCCAACAGGGCTCGATACGCTTCCGCGGCGTTGTCGAGCGTCCATTTCGGATCGGGCGCGAATGCGGGCCTCCAATAGCGCTCAAGCGTCAATCGGCCTTTCTCGAAGATGAGTTTCTCGCCGGGGCGGAGTTTATGCACGCCGGAATAAACGGTGTCCGGCGCGGGGATGTAGAGGAACGTAAAATAGGCGTCAATCGCGGCGGGGTTCACGTCGCCGGAGAACAGGCGCGATTGCCGAAGCGCGCCCAGTTCCGACGCAAAGGCAAGCGTTTCGCCGTTCAATCCATAAAACAGCGGCTTGATGCCGAGCCGGTCGCGGGCGGCAAGCAGCCGATCCCGTGCGGCATCGTACAGCGCGAACGCGAACATGCCGTT from Candidatus Hydrogenedentota bacterium encodes the following:
- the asnB gene encoding asparagine synthase (glutamine-hydrolyzing), with protein sequence MCGICGIIHARRDDRADLEAVARMNDAMIHRGPDDAGVWRGGHAALAMRRLSILDVPGGHQPMTNEDGTVVVVFNGEIYNFQELRADLAARGHVFRTQSDTEVIVHAYEQFGDAALERFNGMFAFALYDAARDRLLAARDRLGIKPLFYGLNGETLAFASELGALRQSRLFSGDVNPAAIDAYFTFLYIPAPDTVYSGVHKLRPGEKLIFEKGRLTLERYWRPAFAPDPKWTLDNAAEAYRALLEDAVRLQRISDVPLGAFLSGGMDSSSVVAMLAGMSAQPVKTFTIGFDDKAADETPYARIAAKRFGTDHTEAVLHPDMAGIAPQLMAHFGEPFADSSAVPMWCVSRLARQQVTVALSGDGGDELFAGYTWMHNARRVQAYRRVPPALRSLIDAALHLVPSSPAITKLRRFSRDAWLDERAAFRRRETCLDADARAALYRTGFANAVAQNAVDRFSEHAGDGPRNFDDWMLYQDTVMYLPDDILVKVDRMSMAHSIEARVPLLDHRLVEFAGTLPFGLKYADGVSKRVAKHALRGILPPELLARRKRGFAIPIHRWFREDLRRHFAEMVLTNNARCTTFLNQNAVRALFRRHDAGHEDNGHALWAILMFEHWLHL